The Schistocerca gregaria isolate iqSchGreg1 unplaced genomic scaffold, iqSchGreg1.2 ptg000182l, whole genome shotgun sequence sequence GACGAGCAGTCGCAGATTTGGACGCGCCACGAAATGAATAACTTCTTGCAAGTGAAATGCGGATTTGTTCCTCAGTTGGTCAATTTGCTGACGTTGGGTAAAAACTCCTCTCTCATCGAGGTTTTTGACCATGGCGAGTATGTGAGGACGTGGTTTATGTGCTTTCATTCTTTCACGACGCCGAGGGACTTCATGTTTTACTTGAAGAGTCGATTCATTTCGATTTGGGAGGAGGCGGATGAGGAGGAGGCGTTGGACACGTCTGAGTCGGTTTCTCAGATTCTGGCTATATGGGCTGCGATCGAAGAAGCCGCGGACTTTGCGAACGACCAGGAGCTGTACAAGTCGTGCGTAAAATTTGTCGAAGGCTATTTTAGGCCCAAGCTTCCGGAGGTGAATTGCACATCGATCATCACGGTCCTGGAAAAGAACGTGGAGTCGTATAAACTTGGCCAGATGAAGCCGCCGTTTGTCATACCGGCGTCGAAAAGCATGTCCGTCGTGAGAATGGATGAGATGTCTCAAGTTATTTATCAGTTTGGCCCTGTTGACATTGCGAGGCAGATGACGGTAATGGAGAGTGGACTATACGTGCATCTGAGAGCAAAAGAGTTTCAAAAGACGGCGTGGGCGAAGAAGAACGCGAATGAGCTGGCACCTCATTTGTCCAAGTTGATTGAATTGAGCAATCATCTTAGCGCTTGGGTCGTGACGGAGATTTTGAGGCAGCCCGCGTCAGAGCAGGCGATGGAGTTGATTACTAAGTTTATTAAGGTTGGGAAGGTCCTGCTGTCCATCAACAATTTCTCAGGCGTCATGACGATCGTTACTGGCCTGGCGAACCCCGCGATTACGAGACTGAAGAAGGCCTGGTCTCTTGTACAGGCCAAGTACAAGGAGTCTTTTGAACAGATGTCGGAGTTGGTGTCACCGCTGGGACACTACAAGAAGTACAGAGATGCCTTTCAGAATCGCCCCGTGAACCAGCCGACTTTGCCGATCTTGGCCGCGACGTTGTCAGACTTGAACGGATACGAGGAGGTGTTTAGTTCGACGACTAAAGATGGCGCGGTGAACTGGGCCAAGATGATCAAGATCGGAGACTCGATTTGGAAGGTGGTTTCTGTGAACACTCAGTTCGCGTATCGCCCCACGCCTGCGATTCAATCATATATTCTTGATTGCGCGGTGTGGAAGGACAACTTGACGACGTGTGCGATTGCCGACTTGCGCACGAGAGTGTCTCGTCCGCAGGATCTCAAGACGAGGTCGAAGCGTACCTCGAAGCGCCGTTCCTCGTTCATTACCGCGGCGGATTACGAAGACAATCGAAACGAGCTGTCTGAAAAGGACTGGCGCATGCTGTTGGTGGGCGCGAAGCCGCCCGAGAGCTATACCAAAAATCAGGTGATATTGGAAGCTGGCAGTGTGAACGACAAGCTATTCCGCATCAAGCGAGGAGTGGTTCGAGTGGTTAAGGACATCGACGGAACGCCGACGAACATTGCAACGATGGGGGAGAACGCGATGTTCGGAGAGATGAGTATGCTGTTGCGGTCTCAGAAGGAGGGCACGGTGACGGCTTCAATCATTGCCGACACGGATGTTGAGCTTTGGGCACTGAACATCGATTTTGTGTTTGAATTGTGTAAGACTCAACCGCTTTTAGCAGAGAAACTTAACCGTATTTTGGCGATCGGCCTTGCTCGCCGTTTGCGCGATCTGGGAAAGGGCGGCGGCCAACTCGGTCACCGACTGGAGCACAGGGCCAAGTCCGAGAAGACTCTGGCCAAGGTGGAGAACGGGTCTGCCGCCGACGCGGAAATCGAAGATGCGAATCGACGGTACAACAAGCGATTTGGTTTGTCCAACGAAACCATTTACCGTCAGTTCGAGTGCTCTTTCAAATCTTCTCGAACCGTTCATGGAATCATGTATATTTCGAGCAACTACATCAGTTTCGACGGAACCGTGTTTGGCTTCAGGATGCGCGAGGCGATTCCTCTGACTAGTATTGTGgatattcgaaagaagaagaagtacaTAAGCATGTCGTACATGTCTGAAGAGGGCACAGTTGAACTGATATTTGGTCACTTCGAAGCGCGCGACGAGGCGTTGACGTTCATTTCTACGATTTGGAATCACGCTCGCTCTCAATCGAGCGCCGGTCCGGCCGTACACAAGGCGGCCAAACCATCGGTACAGGCAGAGCAAACGACAGATACGGTCAAGACTAGCTGGCTCCCGTCCGCTGACGACTGGGACATTATTTTGAAGGGCGCTCGAATCGCCACTCTCAAGAAAGACGATACGGTCCTCTCCGAAGGCGAACAAAGTAATCGCCTGTTTCAGCTTTTGCGCGGTGGGTGTCGGTTTGAGAAGAACATCAACGGTCAATGCGTCGTTTTAGGACGTATGGACAAGGAGGAAACCGCTCTGATGTTCGGTGAAATTTCGTATCTAGAGGGAGGGAAAGCTAGCGCATCTGTAGTATGTGATATGGACGACACCCAAGTGGCGATCATCGAAGGCTACTGGCTTGAAGTTCTCTTCGACTATTACCCAGAGCTGGCTGGTCGGTGGTACCACTATTTGGCGCACGTCCTATCTAAACGTATTAAACAGCGCGAGTCGGTCATGCACCAACAGTCGTGAGCCCTGTATAAATTTTTTTTCTATGCGCAATGACCgaagttgtctttttttttttttgacaaattccCCAGGAACTCACCCAACAGCTAGACAAACAAACGCGTTTTTTTTAGGAGCGTGCAAACTCGGTTCAAATTGAATATCGAACAAGCGTCCGAGAGGGGACAGGGTCTTCCGTGAGGCGCCCCTTGGTCCCGCGCTTTTGAACACAATGCACGGTTTCTAGAAGAattgttttcaaattttctgcTTGAGGGGGGGGTGCGCTCAACTCGTCATGTTACATGTGGTCTAGCCCGTTTTATCGCTGGCGTACGCACGAGAGAGGTTACTGAATGCTCGACACGGCAGCCGACGCGCCAATGATGTAGCTACGTGCTGCGTTCATAATAAAGCACCCAGTTTGAAAAAAAGCTTCGATATCTAGCTTTTTCGTCCTGTTTGGGTTATTCGCACCCTGAATACACATGACAAGTATTATTTTTAGAGGAGGCGAAAGACGAGCAGCTTTGCGTGTTTTAAAAGTAGCTTTTTATTAATCTCTTCGTGACATCTGATTTGCCTGTAACTCTATCTACCTACTAGTCAATGATTGAGTGGATTGTACGTAATGCTTTTACGAGGCGATCTTCCTGATGGTTTGCACACGCACTCATAGCGCTGACTAGAACTCAGAAAATCTGCCAAGCTTCTGGGTCACGAAACTGCCCTTCTTGCGCCTTCCTCCCTTCCTTCATGTCCTGTATGCCTTTGATTCAGTGTAATGCATAGCCACGTCAACACCTGGTGTCCCCTTTAAGTGTCTATCTGAATCACGGTACGCCTCGAACAAGTAGCTGACTTCGTTGCTCTCTTTTCTTGGGCCCTGATGCTCGCGACACAGTTGGATCAAATTTTTTGGTTTAGCTTGCATCAGCTGATGTTTTTATTATGTGCACTATTGATCATCTACGTGATAAGCGTAGTCTAGTACAGAGTCGACTCGTTGTCTGATCTCGGCTTGCGAATTTTAGCCCAATTCTTCACTATCATGTCATGAAAAATA is a genomic window containing:
- the LOC126304653 gene encoding cyclic GMP-binding protein C-like, which produces MHIAILIYSKNEDDTVKFVSTNRPLFLSTKVTVNRTEKNRIEGVLEKKNITYLEKLEEAANSDFCSKLIRGELKAILYFRPADAKLLLEIVTACTKKRIYMALNTETADCVIQRIASEQGLDIPSSTLRKDFLGYKAIKNVSAVPVAEQYHKVVGPLSILQPKPLTPTQERRREWSQQQLLFWLESNELEKLKPVFLDTTPNQDEQSQIWTRHEMNNFLQVKCGFVPQLVNLLTLGKNSSLIEVFDHGEYVRTWFMCFHSFTTPRDFMFYLKSRFISIWEEADEEEALDTSESVSQILAIWAAIEEAADFANDQELYKSCVKFVEGYFRPKLPEVNCTSIITVLEKNVESYKLGQMKPPFVIPASKSMSVVRMDEMSQVIYQFGPVDIARQMTVMESGLYVHLRAKEFQKTAWAKKNANELAPHLSKLIELSNHLSAWVVTEILRQPASEQAMELITKFIKVGKVLLSINNFSGVMTIVTGLANPAITRLKKAWSLVQAKYKESFEQMSELVSPLGHYKKYRDAFQNRPVNQPTLPILAATLSDLNGYEEVFSSTTKDGAVNWAKMIKIGDSIWKVVSVNTQFAYRPTPAIQSYILDCAVWKDNLTTCAIADLRTRVSRPQDLKTRSKRTSKRRSSFITAADYEDNRNELSEKDWRMLLVGAKPPESYTKNQVILEAGSVNDKLFRIKRGVVRVVKDIDGTPTNIATMGENAMFGEMSMLLRSQKEGTVTASIIADTDVELWALNIDFVFELCKTQPLLAEKLNRILAIGLARRLRDLGKGGGQLGHRLEHRAKSEKTLAKVENGSAADAEIEDANRRYNKRFGLSNETIYRQFECSFKSSRTVHGIMYISSNYISFDGTVFGFRMREAIPLTSIVDIRKKKKYISMSYMSEEGTVELIFGHFEARDEALTFISTIWNHARSQSSAGPAVHKAAKPSVQAEQTTDTVKTSWLPSADDWDIILKGARIATLKKDDTVLSEGEQSNRLFQLLRGGCRFEKNINGQCVVLGRMDKEETALMFGEISYLEGGKASASVVCDMDDTQVAIIEGYWLEVLFDYYPELAGRWYHYLAHVLSKRIKQRESVMHQQS